A stretch of the Opisthocomus hoazin isolate bOpiHoa1 chromosome 2, bOpiHoa1.hap1, whole genome shotgun sequence genome encodes the following:
- the DEGS1 gene encoding sphingolipid delta(4)-desaturase DES1: MGNTVAREDFEWVYTDQPHADRRKEILAKHPEIKALMKPDYNLIWVAVLMVLAQLTAFYLVKDLDWKWVIFWAYVFGSCISHSMTLAIHEISHNSAFGNSKAMWNRWFGIFANLPLGVPYSISFKRYHMDHHRYLGGDGIDVDIPTNFEGWFFCTRFRKFMWIVLQPFFYAIRPLCINPKPITRLEIINLLAQLSFDVVIYYLWGVKSTFYMLAGSLLGLGLHPISGHFIAEHYMFLKGHETYSYYGPLNLLTFNVGYHNEHHDFPNIPGKSLPLVKKIAAEYYDNLPQYNSWIKVLYDFVMDDTISPYSRMKRQLKGEVKQD, encoded by the exons ATGGGGAACACTGTCGCTAGGGAGGACTTCGAGTGGGTCTACACAGACCAGCCTCACGCCGACCGCCGCAAGGAGATCCTGG CTAAACATCCAGAGATAAAAGCGTTGATGAAGCCAGACTACAACTTGATCTGGGTGGCTGTGCTGATGGTTCTTGCGCAGTTGACTGCATTTTACCTAGTTAAAGACTTGGACTGGAAATGGGTAATCTTCTGGGCGTATGTTTTTGGAAGCTGTATTAGCCACTCCATGACTTTGGCTATTCATGAGATCTCTCACAATAGTGCCTTTGGCAACAGCAAAGCCATGTGGAATCGATGGTTTGGAATATTTGCCAACCTCCCTCTGGGTGTCCCGTACTCCATATCCTTCAAGAGATACCACATGGATCATCATCGTTACTTAGGAGGTGATGGAATTGATGTGGACATTCCAACCAACTTTGAAGGCTGGTTTTTCTGCACCCGTTTTAGGAAGTTCATGTGGATTGTTCTTCAGCCTTTTTTCTATGCGATTAGACCTCTCTGCATCAATCCTAAACCCATTACTCGACTTGAAATAATCAATTTGTTGGCTCAGCTTTCCTTTGATGTTGTGATATATTATTTATGGGGAGTCAAATCCACTTTTTACATGCTTGCTGGTTCATTACTTGGACTGGGGTTGCATCCAATTTCAGGGCACTTCATAGCTGAACActacatgtttttaaaaggaCATGAGACTTATTCCTACTATGGGCCACTTAATTTGCTCACTTTTAATGTTGGCTATCACAATGAACATCACGACTTCCCCAATATTCCTGGCAAGAGCCTTCCACTG GTGAAGAAAATAGCAGCTGAATACTATGACAACCTGCCACAATATAACTCTTGGATAAAAGTACTGTATGACTTCGTAATGGATGACACAATCAGCCCATATTCACGCATGAAAAGGCAATTAAAGGGTGAAGTGAAGCAAGATTAA